In Alteribacter lacisalsi, a genomic segment contains:
- a CDS encoding xanthine phosphoribosyltransferase, whose amino-acid sequence MIKLKQAIQTQGTVLSGDILKVDQFLNHGIDPELMAAIGKEFTRRFENDGITKILTIESSGIAPSVMTGLYLGCPVVFARKQKSAIHHKGLFAADVYSYTKKTTSTITVEADKISADDTVLIIDDFLANGQAALGLASIVQDAGARVAGIGIVIEKSFQPGRTLLDGAGLRVESLARIASLSDGTVRFSDEAACEVKV is encoded by the coding sequence GTGATTAAACTTAAACAGGCGATACAGACTCAGGGAACCGTATTATCAGGGGACATACTTAAAGTTGACCAGTTTTTAAATCACGGCATTGATCCCGAACTCATGGCTGCAATCGGAAAGGAATTTACACGGCGGTTTGAAAATGATGGAATAACAAAAATCCTGACGATAGAATCCTCAGGTATCGCTCCTTCGGTCATGACCGGATTATATTTAGGGTGCCCGGTGGTTTTTGCCAGAAAACAGAAGTCAGCCATTCACCATAAAGGCCTGTTTGCGGCAGATGTCTACTCGTACACGAAGAAGACAACAAGCACGATCACTGTCGAGGCTGATAAAATCAGTGCAGACGACACCGTTCTCATCATTGATGACTTCCTTGCAAACGGACAGGCGGCTCTGGGTCTCGCTTCCATTGTTCAGGATGCAGGTGCTCGTGTGGCAGGCATCGGCATTGTCATTGAAAAGTCTTTCCAGCCGGGAAGGACTCTCCTTGACGGAGCTGGCCTAAGAGTGGAATCACTCGCCCGGATTGCTTCCCTTTCAGATGGGACGGTACGTTTTTCTGATGAGGCTGCCTGCGAGGTAAAAGTATGA
- a CDS encoding NCS2 family permease, whose amino-acid sequence MSTKTVNYPWYRREDTDAFFALFQNNLANFVIIIVTMLGMGFPASLVFGKVIPGAAAAVVFGNLYYAFMARRLAAKENRTDVTALSYGISTPVMFVFLFGVLLPAYTLTGDAELAWKIALAACFISGLIEFLASFTGKWLQRVLPRAAMLGALAGVALTFIAGEMLFTTLEMPVVGLFVLVVILVGLVGKVTLPFKIPASLFAIIAGTGLAFALGYADTGAIQNGLANLGFYPVLPSLAVFEGFGLLFTGMIALLAVILPITIYNAIETMNNVEAMKAEGDSYDVRECQAVDGTGTMIGALFGGLFPTTVYIASVGAKWMKAGRGYSILNAAVFFLAASFGLIGALAAVIPVAVVAPILVFVGISMVSAAFGKNETKYYPAVAIAMLPYFANYLMTRFGNDAGSVLQEISGGIVPLGEGAMFTGILLGAITVAIIDHDFKKAAVFSCTAGILSFFGLMHASGLAVGAASDYALGYFLVAGFLGAFALKETKLSAGEQPVSRRAA is encoded by the coding sequence ATGAGTACAAAAACGGTAAACTATCCATGGTACAGACGAGAAGACACAGATGCATTCTTTGCCCTTTTCCAGAATAATCTCGCAAATTTCGTCATCATCATCGTTACTATGCTCGGAATGGGGTTTCCCGCCTCTCTTGTATTCGGAAAGGTCATTCCCGGTGCTGCGGCGGCAGTCGTGTTCGGTAATCTCTACTATGCGTTTATGGCCAGACGTCTTGCTGCCAAGGAAAACAGAACCGATGTGACAGCCCTCTCCTATGGGATCAGTACACCTGTTATGTTCGTCTTTCTATTCGGTGTTCTTCTCCCTGCCTACACGCTGACAGGGGACGCCGAGCTGGCTTGGAAAATCGCACTCGCCGCGTGTTTTATCAGCGGTCTGATTGAGTTTCTAGCCAGTTTCACCGGTAAATGGCTGCAACGTGTACTGCCGAGAGCGGCGATGCTTGGTGCCCTTGCAGGTGTTGCTCTTACGTTTATTGCCGGTGAGATGTTATTTACCACGCTGGAAATGCCCGTTGTCGGCCTGTTTGTTCTCGTTGTCATTCTTGTCGGTCTTGTCGGCAAGGTCACGCTCCCTTTTAAGATTCCAGCTTCTTTATTTGCCATTATCGCAGGAACCGGTCTTGCATTTGCTCTGGGCTACGCGGATACCGGCGCCATTCAGAACGGACTGGCTAATCTGGGATTTTACCCGGTGCTCCCTTCGTTAGCTGTATTTGAAGGATTTGGTCTGCTGTTCACTGGTATGATTGCCCTGCTTGCGGTCATTCTGCCGATTACGATATACAATGCCATTGAGACGATGAACAACGTGGAAGCTATGAAAGCAGAAGGTGACAGCTATGATGTCCGTGAATGCCAGGCTGTCGACGGGACTGGAACCATGATTGGCGCCTTGTTCGGCGGTCTGTTTCCCACTACCGTTTATATTGCCTCTGTAGGCGCCAAATGGATGAAGGCAGGAAGAGGTTACAGCATTCTAAACGCAGCAGTTTTCTTTCTTGCCGCTTCATTTGGTCTGATTGGTGCTCTTGCAGCGGTTATTCCTGTTGCAGTTGTTGCCCCGATCCTCGTTTTCGTTGGCATCTCAATGGTCTCGGCTGCTTTTGGTAAAAACGAAACAAAATACTACCCTGCTGTTGCCATAGCCATGCTTCCCTACTTCGCCAACTACCTGATGACCCGTTTTGGAAATGACGCCGGTTCTGTTCTTCAGGAAATCTCAGGCGGCATCGTTCCTCTAGGTGAAGGGGCAATGTTTACTGGCATCCTGCTTGGAGCCATCACGGTAGCCATTATCGACCACGACTTCAAGAAGGCTGCTGTCTTCTCCTGCACTGCCGGGATCCTCAGTTTCTTCGGTTTGATGCATGCTTCCGGTCTTGCCGTTGGTGCAGCTTCGGACTATGCTCTCGGCTATTTTCTCGTTGCTGGTTTCCTTGGCGCATTTGCCCTGAAGGAAACCAAATTGTCCGCTGGAGAACAGCCTGTCTCCCGCAGGGCTGCCTAG
- a CDS encoding Cof-type HAD-IIB family hydrolase, protein MSGIKLIATDMDGTLLDSERRIPKKNAEAIRYAESKGVTVAVATGRDFTEAVVPLKEVGIRLPLICVNGAEIRQKDGDIYSQVTMSRSLYRRAADILRDEGVYYEIYTGKGSYTEDEQKGLQIVADIMLSTGEFESYDQVMRVAEARFKEGAVTVTEDYDQILNQGVSLLKLLAFSKDGSKREKAAERLRKLGSIAVSASASENLEITHVHATKGQALEQVAQNMGIPMNQTAAIGDNFNDLSMLKAAGTGIAMANAADEVKAVSCYITGANTEAGVAEAIYRMIDGN, encoded by the coding sequence ATGTCAGGAATCAAGCTGATTGCCACGGATATGGATGGAACGCTATTGGATAGTGAAAGAAGGATCCCAAAAAAGAATGCTGAAGCGATCCGGTATGCCGAATCAAAAGGAGTCACAGTTGCAGTGGCAACAGGACGTGACTTTACGGAAGCTGTAGTACCGTTAAAGGAAGTAGGCATCAGGCTTCCGCTCATCTGTGTGAACGGAGCAGAAATAAGACAGAAAGACGGGGATATTTACTCACAAGTAACGATGTCCCGCTCTTTATACAGACGGGCGGCAGACATTCTTCGAGATGAAGGGGTTTACTACGAAATATACACAGGAAAGGGCTCCTATACAGAAGACGAGCAGAAGGGTCTGCAGATTGTAGCGGACATTATGCTCAGTACGGGGGAATTCGAGTCGTACGATCAGGTGATGAGGGTAGCGGAAGCCCGATTTAAGGAAGGGGCAGTTACGGTTACGGAAGACTACGATCAGATTCTTAACCAGGGGGTCAGTCTTCTTAAACTGCTCGCCTTTTCCAAAGACGGAAGCAAGCGGGAAAAGGCAGCGGAGAGACTTCGTAAACTAGGAAGTATCGCGGTTAGTGCTTCCGCTTCGGAAAACCTTGAGATTACCCATGTTCATGCGACAAAAGGACAGGCCCTGGAGCAGGTTGCACAGAATATGGGGATTCCTATGAATCAAACAGCTGCCATTGGTGACAATTTCAACGATTTAAGTATGCTGAAGGCTGCAGGTACAGGAATCGCCATGGCCAACGCAGCGGATGAAGTGAAGGCTGTAAGCTGTTATATTACCGGAGCAAACACAGAAGCAGGTGTCGCCGAAGCCATCTATCGTATGATCGATGGTAATTGA
- a CDS encoding carotenoid biosynthesis protein, with the protein MEKTDRYLFRFFIFWYICGVFLLSFDLVPPWLEWANVVFLITAGFLAMLFFYRTYGKILGLVLIGGIFILSMALESFGVATGLFFGNYEYRTDFGPKMIGVPVTIGFAWVMVIATSHVLMKPVTNATGKFAIIVYPVLGAFTATAMDLIIDPVAYDVKEYWVWLEGGFYYGIPFSNYAGWFILSFILHLIVFILTKRHKGWQTDSSEWSFRMAWLYGMMTAMFMAVAVVNGLFLAFFTTLAALIIVYTFYFTPRFLGTLKEGGRYSQQKTGI; encoded by the coding sequence ATGGAGAAAACCGACCGGTATCTTTTCCGTTTTTTTATTTTCTGGTACATATGCGGTGTGTTTCTGCTCAGTTTTGACCTGGTGCCTCCATGGTTAGAATGGGCAAATGTCGTGTTTTTAATTACAGCAGGCTTTCTGGCCATGCTCTTTTTTTACCGTACATACGGAAAGATTCTTGGCCTTGTTCTCATTGGCGGGATCTTCATCCTGTCTATGGCCCTTGAATCCTTCGGCGTTGCTACCGGCTTGTTCTTCGGTAACTACGAATACCGGACTGACTTTGGCCCGAAAATGATTGGTGTACCTGTTACAATTGGATTCGCCTGGGTGATGGTAATAGCCACCTCCCACGTCCTGATGAAGCCCGTTACGAATGCAACCGGAAAATTCGCCATCATTGTTTACCCTGTACTCGGCGCCTTCACAGCTACTGCGATGGACCTGATTATCGATCCTGTAGCCTATGACGTCAAAGAATACTGGGTATGGCTTGAAGGCGGCTTTTACTATGGCATTCCATTTTCCAACTATGCAGGATGGTTCATACTCAGCTTTATTCTCCACTTGATTGTATTCATACTAACTAAACGTCATAAAGGATGGCAGACAGACAGCTCGGAATGGAGTTTTCGCATGGCCTGGCTGTATGGAATGATGACAGCCATGTTCATGGCAGTCGCTGTTGTAAACGGTCTGTTCCTGGCTTTCTTCACAACGCTTGCGGCACTTATCATCGTTTATACCTTTTATTTTACTCCCCGATTCTTAGGAACCTTGAAGGAGGGCGGCCGCTATTCACAGCAGAAAACCGGCATTTGA
- a CDS encoding lysophospholipid acyltransferase family protein: MLKKHFHHVSCENNWRPSGRGALFLINHSSWWDSLVLFQLNRELLRTDGYALMSEEGLRRFPFFRKIGAFPVNAASYTSVLRSLKEAAVLLNSGKCLFLFPQGDEFHLDIRPLQFQSGAAFLLKEAPHCDLVPVTFYHTLLHEQHPEFFIRVGSSLAFDSQVPRKELTIQLENQLTEQLDGLKNDVMNEKTESFRPVVRGRETIGDRWYSIKQSLPRLFGRAGR, from the coding sequence CTGTTAAAAAAGCATTTTCATCATGTTTCCTGTGAAAACAACTGGCGCCCCTCCGGCAGAGGCGCCCTGTTTTTAATTAATCACAGTTCCTGGTGGGACAGTCTTGTTCTGTTTCAACTGAACCGGGAACTTCTCAGGACAGACGGATATGCCCTCATGAGCGAGGAGGGCCTCAGACGCTTTCCCTTTTTCAGAAAGATCGGCGCTTTCCCTGTAAATGCCGCTTCCTATACGTCGGTTCTGCGCTCTTTGAAGGAAGCTGCAGTCCTCTTAAACAGTGGAAAGTGCTTGTTTCTTTTTCCTCAGGGTGATGAATTCCACTTGGATATAAGGCCTCTCCAGTTTCAGAGCGGGGCTGCCTTTCTTCTAAAAGAAGCACCTCATTGCGATTTGGTACCGGTCACTTTTTATCACACTCTCCTCCACGAACAGCACCCTGAGTTCTTTATCCGGGTCGGATCGTCACTTGCTTTTGATTCACAGGTCCCCCGAAAGGAGCTTACAATTCAGCTCGAAAATCAGCTTACAGAGCAGCTTGATGGGCTTAAAAACGATGTGATGAACGAGAAAACGGAGAGCTTCAGGCCTGTTGTGCGGGGCCGGGAAACCATCGGGGACCGATGGTACAGCATTAAGCAGAGTCTCCCCCGTCTCTTCGGGAGGGCCGGCCGATGA
- a CDS encoding glycosyltransferase, producing the protein MTVWILTAVLAVSIVITGLNTFLLPRLKTDRKADRHPPSVDVFVPLRNEERNVPDLIASLKGLTAPNLTFFLLDDGSSDRTGELLTALTDDDPRFYLLKGKPLPEAWVGKVHACHQLSKNGSGEFALFVDADVRLAHGTVESLLSCFKRPETGLVTGFPKTPAKGVLGSLLIPMQHFVVHFHLPVLLANYTTFAPATAAHGAFMMFRRSAYEKAGGHKAVKSSLVEDVHLARQMKKSGYRVTLANVSDAVTCYMYETDREVWEGFSKNLFPGLGRSLPLAVFVTLFYLLFYTAPGIFAILVLLGSLEMVWLLPYSLGVVHKGIVDWSVRQKLWLCILMPASALMTVVLLWYSAFLGVFRRGFSWKGRVYK; encoded by the coding sequence ATGACCGTATGGATTCTTACTGCGGTTCTTGCCGTCTCTATTGTGATTACGGGACTTAATACATTCCTTCTCCCACGACTGAAAACAGATCGGAAAGCGGACAGACATCCACCTTCTGTTGATGTATTTGTGCCCCTTCGCAACGAGGAACGAAACGTACCGGATTTGATTGCCAGTCTTAAGGGTCTGACAGCCCCGAATCTGACTTTTTTCCTGCTTGATGACGGTTCCTCTGACCGCACGGGAGAGCTGCTTACTGCTTTGACAGATGATGACCCCCGTTTCTATCTGCTGAAAGGGAAACCGCTTCCTGAAGCCTGGGTAGGAAAAGTACATGCCTGTCATCAGTTATCCAAAAACGGAAGCGGAGAATTTGCACTGTTTGTGGATGCTGACGTCCGGCTTGCACATGGCACAGTGGAAAGTCTGCTTTCTTGTTTTAAACGACCTGAAACAGGCCTCGTGACGGGATTTCCAAAAACACCAGCCAAAGGAGTGCTCGGGTCTCTTCTGATTCCGATGCAGCATTTTGTTGTACACTTTCATCTGCCGGTGCTTCTCGCTAATTACACGACCTTTGCCCCTGCTACTGCTGCCCATGGGGCCTTCATGATGTTCCGGCGCTCAGCCTACGAGAAAGCCGGCGGGCACAAAGCAGTAAAGTCCTCCCTTGTGGAGGATGTGCATCTTGCCCGCCAGATGAAAAAAAGCGGATATCGTGTAACACTGGCCAATGTTTCAGATGCGGTAACATGCTATATGTATGAGACAGACCGGGAAGTGTGGGAAGGTTTTTCGAAAAATCTGTTCCCGGGACTCGGTCGTTCCTTGCCCCTTGCTGTCTTTGTTACATTGTTTTATCTGTTGTTTTACACAGCTCCTGGCATATTTGCAATTTTAGTACTCCTGGGCAGCCTGGAGATGGTATGGCTCCTTCCCTATTCTCTTGGAGTCGTTCATAAGGGAATCGTCGACTGGTCTGTCAGACAGAAGCTGTGGCTGTGCATTCTGATGCCCGCTTCGGCTCTTATGACTGTCGTCCTTCTCTGGTATTCGGCTTTCCTTGGTGTGTTCAGACGGGGGTTCAGTTGGAAAGGAAGGGTTTATAAATGA
- a CDS encoding phytoene desaturase family protein produces the protein MTRQKKIAVIGAGLGGLAASIRLASKGADVTLYEKNSYAGGKLHSKALGTHTFDFGPNTITMPHVFQNVLYDAGENPDDYFRFDRLTTHTKNVFSDGTSFHFSSDTEKMEEEIASIDPDSALRYREYLKQVEDLYIKAETHFLRRTFRSWKDYMSLPLARALFSVKPLTSLDRFHRTFFPDDRVRQAFNRYATYIGSSPYRSPATFGLIGHLELNDGVYFTRGGNAGIAKGLHRAAVKLGVTMHFNTEVTGIEVADKKASAVKTDHYEPLPVDGIVLNGDLLTQVPALIDQKNRKHLTDEKINSLNPSISAFVILAAAEKRYDLHHHHVFFTSDYRKEFNTIFEEGKYPADPTIYICTSSKTEPSLSPDGDNLFILVNAPPLPRNGTLDDDKEQYAGIVFERLREKGIDLFGSLKGKQIISPADIAEKFYAYRGSLYGIASNKRSDTFLRPFNQSADVGNLFFAGGSTHPGGGSPMVVLSGRNAADALLNELGRH, from the coding sequence ATGACGCGACAGAAAAAGATTGCTGTTATTGGCGCCGGCCTTGGGGGGCTTGCAGCATCAATCCGCCTCGCCTCGAAAGGTGCTGATGTCACACTTTATGAGAAGAACAGTTATGCCGGAGGTAAGCTTCACAGCAAAGCACTCGGCACACATACGTTTGATTTTGGACCGAATACGATTACGATGCCCCATGTGTTTCAAAATGTACTTTATGATGCCGGGGAAAATCCAGATGATTACTTCCGGTTTGACCGCCTTACCACACACACGAAAAATGTGTTCAGTGACGGCACCTCTTTTCATTTTTCCTCCGACACGGAAAAAATGGAGGAGGAGATTGCCTCGATCGATCCTGACAGCGCCCTCCGGTACAGAGAGTATCTTAAGCAGGTGGAAGATCTCTACATAAAGGCAGAGACTCATTTTCTCCGGCGCACGTTCCGTTCGTGGAAGGATTATATGTCCCTGCCCCTCGCACGGGCGCTTTTCAGTGTCAAACCGCTTACAAGTCTGGACCGCTTTCACCGGACCTTCTTCCCTGATGACCGGGTCCGCCAGGCTTTCAACCGGTATGCCACCTACATCGGATCATCTCCATACCGCTCACCTGCTACCTTCGGCCTTATCGGACATCTTGAGCTTAATGACGGTGTTTATTTTACAAGAGGCGGCAATGCCGGCATTGCCAAAGGTCTTCACCGTGCAGCGGTTAAATTAGGCGTAACCATGCACTTCAATACAGAGGTAACCGGCATTGAAGTGGCAGACAAAAAAGCCTCTGCCGTCAAAACGGATCATTACGAGCCCCTGCCTGTTGACGGCATTGTGTTAAACGGGGATCTGCTCACACAGGTTCCAGCGTTAATCGACCAGAAGAACCGGAAACATCTAACCGATGAAAAAATCAACTCCCTTAATCCTTCTATTTCAGCTTTTGTGATTCTTGCTGCTGCAGAAAAACGGTACGATCTTCATCATCATCACGTCTTCTTCACTTCCGACTACAGGAAGGAATTCAATACAATTTTTGAAGAGGGAAAGTACCCTGCTGACCCGACGATATACATTTGTACCTCTTCAAAAACAGAACCTTCACTGTCTCCCGACGGGGACAATCTGTTTATTCTTGTTAATGCGCCTCCGCTCCCGCGAAACGGTACATTAGATGATGATAAAGAACAATACGCCGGGATCGTGTTTGAGCGACTCCGGGAGAAAGGAATCGATTTATTCGGATCCCTAAAAGGAAAACAGATCATTTCTCCTGCTGATATCGCAGAAAAGTTCTATGCCTATCGTGGTTCCCTCTACGGGATAGCCTCCAATAAGCGATCTGACACATTTTTACGTCCCTTTAATCAGAGTGCCGATGTCGGCAATCTCTTTTTTGCCGGCGGCAGCACCCACCCTGGCGGCGGATCTCCGATGGTGGTACTAAGTGGCAGAAATGCTGCTGATGCTCTTCTGAACGAACTCGGGAGGCACTGA
- a CDS encoding phytoene/squalene synthase family protein, translated as MLSVNEAYSRCRTVIERHSKTFAKAFGHLPEEKRQAVWAVYAFCRTADDIVDEGENPGTEIVKFKDQFHSFADGRIPEKNYLWIALQDTFSRFEMDVQPFYDMIEGQQMDLIKKRYAALEEVKHYSYHVASTVGLMLLPILAPAKKDRLREGAISLGIAMQLTNILRDVGEDLERDRIYLPEDVMDKHGLNHDMLTSRQVSPAFIAVWEELAEDALRFYDAGLASINEYPVDSKIPVKAAALFYREILRSVRNNGYEVFRQRAFVSAEEKTHIMKAVVKG; from the coding sequence ATGCTCTCGGTAAATGAAGCTTACAGCCGCTGCCGTACTGTCATTGAACGTCACTCCAAAACGTTTGCAAAAGCGTTTGGCCATCTGCCGGAGGAAAAGCGCCAGGCCGTGTGGGCTGTTTATGCATTTTGCAGAACAGCAGATGACATCGTTGATGAAGGAGAAAATCCGGGTACTGAAATCGTAAAATTTAAAGATCAGTTTCATTCATTTGCTGATGGGCGTATCCCGGAAAAGAACTATCTGTGGATTGCGCTTCAAGACACGTTTTCGCGGTTTGAGATGGACGTCCAGCCGTTTTACGACATGATCGAAGGACAGCAGATGGACTTAATCAAAAAGCGGTACGCTGCTCTTGAAGAAGTGAAGCATTACTCGTATCATGTGGCAAGCACGGTCGGGCTTATGCTCCTTCCGATTCTTGCTCCTGCCAAAAAAGACCGTCTGCGTGAAGGGGCCATTTCCCTTGGAATCGCCATGCAGTTAACAAATATTCTCAGGGACGTAGGAGAGGACCTTGAACGGGACCGTATTTATCTTCCGGAAGATGTTATGGACAAGCATGGCTTGAATCATGATATGCTGACGAGCCGCCAGGTCAGCCCGGCATTTATTGCCGTGTGGGAAGAGCTGGCAGAGGATGCTCTTCGATTCTACGATGCAGGCCTCGCCTCTATTAATGAATACCCGGTTGATTCGAAAATTCCCGTTAAAGCAGCAGCTCTTTTTTACAGAGAGATTCTTCGCTCAGTCAGAAATAACGGGTACGAAGTGTTCCGCCAGCGGGCATTCGTTTCAGCGGAAGAGAAAACACATATTATGAAAGCTGTTGTAAAAGGCTGA
- a CDS encoding phytoene desaturase family protein, translated as MKTAIIGGGIGGLVTALYLSNEGHEVTVYEKEGEMGGRLAAVERDGFRIDKGPTIVLLPEMIRSILSEAGMNPDLIEMERIDPLYPLHFPDGTTFTKWSSTEKQLEEISASFPGEEDAFLAYMNDMEERFTKGKKAFMDRDFRNPASFFSRANVKTLVKLKAYQSVKSQARQYFKALKLREAFSFQTLYIGGAPDDTPAIYSLVPFSEHYHGIWYVKGGYARLAREITGELLRRGVRLSTHSEVTGIDTSGRKGTSLSVNGKRETFDTFIVNGDYPVARNLVNDSGKKRNRSFTPSSGCLLLYLGIEGHLDTSYIHQFFMAENLDRNMEDVFERRILPDDPSFYVFSPSLIDDSTAPEGKSGVYVLVPVPAGNSISQEDYTAYADRIMDELEARLDPEIKSKLLWKEIRTPVDAEAEGLFQGGSFGIAPSLFQSGVFRPQLQPFGLENVFAVGASIHPGGGIPIVMQGAKLLAEAIREKEERANSLA; from the coding sequence ATGAAAACAGCCATCATCGGCGGCGGGATCGGAGGACTTGTCACAGCACTTTATCTTTCAAATGAAGGCCATGAAGTAACCGTTTATGAAAAAGAAGGTGAAATGGGAGGACGCCTCGCTGCGGTCGAGCGCGACGGCTTCCGTATTGATAAGGGCCCGACCATTGTGCTCCTTCCAGAGATGATCCGCTCTATATTATCAGAAGCAGGAATGAACCCGGATCTCATTGAAATGGAAAGAATTGATCCCCTTTATCCGCTTCACTTTCCGGATGGCACCACCTTTACAAAATGGAGCAGTACAGAAAAGCAGCTTGAGGAAATCAGTGCTTCATTTCCAGGTGAGGAAGACGCCTTTCTTGCCTATATGAATGATATGGAGGAGCGGTTTACGAAAGGAAAAAAGGCCTTTATGGACCGGGACTTTAGAAATCCTGCATCCTTTTTTTCCAGAGCAAACGTGAAGACACTCGTTAAGCTCAAAGCCTATCAGAGCGTGAAAAGTCAGGCCCGGCAATACTTTAAGGCTTTAAAACTGAGAGAGGCATTTTCCTTTCAGACACTTTATATCGGCGGTGCCCCGGATGATACGCCTGCCATTTACTCTCTTGTACCGTTCAGCGAACATTATCACGGTATCTGGTACGTAAAAGGCGGTTATGCCAGACTCGCCAGGGAAATTACGGGAGAGCTGCTCAGGCGCGGTGTCCGGCTCAGTACACATTCGGAAGTAACAGGGATTGATACATCGGGGAGAAAGGGGACGAGCCTGTCAGTAAACGGGAAACGGGAAACGTTTGATACGTTCATCGTTAACGGGGACTACCCGGTGGCCCGGAACCTGGTAAACGATTCAGGGAAGAAGCGGAACAGATCATTTACACCTTCATCCGGATGCCTTCTCCTTTACCTGGGAATTGAAGGCCATCTTGACACCTCTTACATCCATCAGTTCTTTATGGCGGAGAATCTCGACAGAAATATGGAGGATGTGTTTGAAAGGCGTATACTGCCGGATGATCCATCGTTCTACGTCTTTTCACCCTCATTGATTGATGACAGTACTGCACCTGAAGGGAAGAGCGGGGTGTATGTGCTTGTACCTGTACCTGCAGGGAACAGTATTTCACAGGAAGACTATACTGCATATGCCGATCGGATTATGGATGAACTGGAAGCACGCCTGGATCCTGAAATAAAATCAAAACTCCTCTGGAAGGAAATCCGGACACCTGTTGATGCAGAAGCGGAAGGCCTGTTTCAGGGCGGAAGCTTCGGCATTGCACCGTCCCTTTTCCAGTCCGGGGTATTCCGCCCTCAACTGCAGCCTTTTGGGCTGGAAAATGTGTTTGCCGTCGGTGCATCCATTCACCCGGGCGGAGGAATCCCGATAGTGATGCAGGGTGCAAAGCTTCTTGCTGAAGCGATCCGGGAAAAGGAAGAGCGGGCAAATTCTCTGGCATAA